In Burkholderia gladioli, a genomic segment contains:
- a CDS encoding GNAT family N-acetyltransferase, translated as MNSEGRTQASAHQTEGPGQTGRGSGSCWLREPGSNDVNDIAAWLTEPDINQWFDFGQGRQTLPVLAVQLMVQSARHRLRVFGPAGHEAPSGVVAVSDLTHAFGTGSFWVLRDSRRPTCPDMTFVASVRLLHEVLETDRLHCITAWAADCNARSRRLLERIGFHLIGLQRDCHVMRGWRFGRVLYDLLPGDLANDCGSAEGDA; from the coding sequence GTGAACAGCGAAGGGCGGACACAGGCATCCGCGCACCAGACTGAAGGACCCGGCCAGACGGGTCGAGGATCCGGCTCATGCTGGCTTCGTGAACCGGGCAGCAACGATGTGAATGACATCGCTGCCTGGCTCACCGAACCGGACATCAACCAGTGGTTCGATTTCGGGCAAGGCCGTCAGACGCTTCCCGTGCTTGCCGTGCAGCTCATGGTGCAAAGCGCCCGGCACCGCCTGCGCGTATTCGGACCGGCAGGGCATGAAGCTCCAAGCGGCGTTGTGGCTGTCAGCGATCTGACGCATGCATTCGGTACCGGCTCGTTCTGGGTACTGCGCGACAGCCGGCGGCCCACCTGCCCGGACATGACGTTTGTTGCCTCCGTCAGGCTGCTCCACGAGGTGCTCGAAACCGACCGGCTGCACTGCATTACGGCATGGGCCGCGGACTGCAATGCGCGCTCGCGACGCCTGCTCGAGCGGATCGGTTTTCACCTGATCGGGCTGCAGCGGGATTGCCACGTCATGCGTGGATGGCGGTTTGGGCGCGTACTGTATGACCTGCTACCCGGCGATCTCGCCAACGACTGCGGCTCGGCCGAGGGTGACGCATGA